Proteins from a genomic interval of Yarrowia lipolytica chromosome 1E, complete sequence:
- a CDS encoding uncharacterized protein (Compare to YALI0E11209g, weakly similar to uniprot|Q6BZV2 Yarrowia lipolytica YALI0F30657g) has product MHAVYLYIHAIFRAYQRTLDSINAPTPPLMSTLLEVLGLDNREHSPFEIDQAYRNRTFLALGLLPSDSDPFYAVSDAYQVLRNPSHRAKYVKLGDKRFFDQCRNIQYIDAVDILLGSFGVDRLKFLVADMPAFSTIVNCFKEMKEIAVAAGPLDISNRSLDIMRRPGWTQGKAKVEYQFKCTKGDYSRVTVMPQMREMQHLLDEYDGEKGNRQVAEKLLDAFKQTTLGLDWMHVVAAVFRTRGTNQYNKCRKLINNRSNIECPIKRVAYMRKYVIRTQKFWKYANKSYDDQVNLFYLACACSLILEAKKALDKTIDYLFDAQRQQISKRKDRMVPAKRMADLGEWMGQRDEVFITYDDVLASAITHTAYHVVYVVTKMEKVDLPDIRYSLPKTDFPDRSKTLVKMALDIYNAEDLSAGPDPFNSDLVVWNLASMNALMTGPTPGTYY; this is encoded by the coding sequence ATGCATGccgtgtacttgtatatcCATGCCATCTTCCGTGCATATCAACGAACTTTGGACTCTATAAACGCACCCACCCCGCCACTCATGTCTACACTACTGGAAGTACTGGGATTGGACAATCGTGAACACAGCCCATTTGAAATCGATCAGGCGTACCGCAACAGAACGTTTCTTGCGCTTGGACTCCTGCCATCGGACTCCGATCCGTTTTATGCAGTGTCTGATGCCTATCAGGTCTTGAGAAACCCCAGTCACCGAGCCAAGTATGTGAAGCTCGGAGATAAGCGGTTTTTCGACCAGTGCCGCAACATTCAGTATATAGATGCTGTCGACATTCTTCTGGGCTCATTTGGAGTGGACAGACTGAAGTTTCTGGTTGCCGACATGCCTGCGTTCAGCACCATAGTCAATTGTTTCAAAGAGATGAAAGAGAttgctgtggctgctggACCTCTGGACATTTCAAACAGATCCCTGGACATCATGCGACGCCCAGGATGGACACAGGGGAAAGCCAAAGTTGAATATCAGTTTAAATGCACCAAGGGAGACTACTCTCGCGTGACTGTCATGCCCCAGATGAGAGAAATGCAGCATCTACTAGATGAATACGACGGAGAAAAGGGGAACCGACAGGTTGCAGAGAAACTGCTAGATGCGTTCAAACAAACCACTCTAGGGTTGGACTGGATGCATGTGGTTGCTGCAGTGTTCCGTACCCGCGGAACCAATCAGTATAACAAGTGCCGCAAGCTGATCAACAACAGAAGCAATATTGAGTGCCCAATCAAGAGAGTGGCTTACATGAGGAAGTACGTGATCAGAACCCAAAAGTTCTGGAAGTATGCCAACAAGTCATACGATGACCAGGTCAACCTGTTCTACCTGGCGTGCGCCTGTTCTCTCATTCTGGAAGCCAAAAAGGCGTTAGACAAGACTATCGATTACCTGTTTGATGCACAAAGACAACAGATCTCGAAACGAAAAGACAGAATGGTTCCTGCTAAACGGATGGCAGACCTAGGGGAGTGGATGGGCCAGAGAGACGAGGTGTTCATCACTTACGATGACGTTCTAGCATCCGCaatcacacacacagctTATCACGTTGTCTATGTTGTAACAAAGATGGAAAAAGTTGACCTTCCAGATATCAGATACAGCCTTCCCAAAACTGACTTCCCAGACCGATCAAAGAccttggtgaagatggCGTTGGATATCTACAACGCAGAAGATCTTTCGGCAGGCCCAGATCCTTTCAATTCAGACCTCGTGGTTTGGAACCTGGCTTCGATGAATGCGTTGATGACTGGCCCTACTCCTGGAACCTATTACTGA
- a CDS encoding uncharacterized protein (Compare to YALI0E11187g, no similarity), with amino-acid sequence MSDEDEYLRQQKLQADYDEFQKDVEDADGEHVLGMIERANEVKNKYKDDRRALIKDADLLKTVATKKTKHIKKYALAQPGTIDLKEVQNMVTRFIDTAAEIEDPAFDRVVDAFTGLSADPQAVPDFKRIAALGRVGMKHGRVARGASHLIGALEKDRPQKVRQMKPRQDPTEVGTQEKAKQLKGDEIDSTKNNIQRFGGIMRRRLTAEYNYRKQCGEPLPMLQAIIDPRSFESTVQNFFVFSTLVAGGMAKLSEYEDNTPVIDMCSEEETAKLVNDRDSRCPVVLEMDYETYEMILDAYEMRGQEPLLDLGDTTMGLSAE; translated from the coding sequence ATGTccgacgaagacgagtaCTTGAGGCAGCAAAAGCTACAGGCGGACTACGACGAGTTCCAAaaggacgtggaggacGCCGACGGAGAACACGTGCTGGGGATGATCGAGAGAGCCAATGAGGTcaaaaacaagtacaaggacgacCGGCGAGctctcatcaaggacgCAGATCTGCTCAAAACGGTGGCgaccaaaaaaaccaaacacatcaagaagtacgCGCTCGCGCAGCCCGGCACCATCGATCTCAAGGAAGTGCAGAATATGGTGACCAGGTTTATCGACACCGCCGCCGAGATTGAAGACCCTGCCTTTGATCGCGTGGTGGACGCTTTTACGGGGCTCTCGGCGGATCCGCAGGCCGTTCCTGATTTCAAGCGGATCGCAGCTCTGGGCCGGGTCGGTATGAAGCACGGAAGAGTGGCTCGTGGAGCGTCTCATTTGATTGGcgctctggagaaggatcGACCGCAAAAGGTGCGCCAGATGAAGCCGCGACAAGACCCAACAGAGGTGGGAACCCAAGAAAAGGCCAAGCAACTCAAGGGCGACGAGATCGACAGTACCAAGAACAACATTCAGAGATTCGGAGGAATtatgagaagaaggctcaCGGCCGAATACAACTACCGAAAGCAGTGCGGAGAACCTCTGCCCATGCTTCAGGCCATTATTGACCCTCGAAGCTTCGAGTCGACCGTTCAAAACTTCTTTGTCTTCTCTACCCTGGTGGCTGGAGGAATGGCTAAGCTGTCTGAATACGAAGACAACACTCCTGTGATTGATATGTgctccgaggaggaaacTGCTAAACTTGTGAATGATAGAGATTCGCGGTGTCCCGTTGTGCTGGAAATGGATTATGAGACGTACGAAATGATTCTGGATGCGTACGAGATGCGAGGTCAAGAACCGTTGTTGGACCTGGGTGATACCACCATGGGTTTGAGTGCAGAGTAG